In Streptomyces sp. NBC_00341, the DNA window CGAGAGCGTCTACGCCGTCACCCAGGCGTCCAACACCGGCATGGTCGCCGCCATGCGAGCGCTCTCGCTGCCGCTCGACTACCAGATCGAGGAAGGCACGCTGGTGATCACCGCCCGGCTGAGCGCGGCCCGGGAACGGTCCCTGCCGCTGCCCCCGCACCTGCGGGCACGTCACTGAAACCCTGACGTACCACGGGCTCCTCGCTGCTCAGCGCCTGACAGAGATCGGCCCAGAGGTCCTCGACGTCCTCCAGGCCGACCGACATGCGCAGCAGCCGCTCGCCCACCCCCGCGGCCCGCCGGTCTCCTTCATCCACAATGCGGTGGCTGATCGAGGCGGGGTGCTGGATCAGGCTGTCCACGCTGCCGAGACTGACGGCGGGCGTGATGAGCCGTACCGCGGAGATGACCCGGTGCGGGTCTCCGAAGACCTCGAAGGACACCATCGCGCCGCCCAGTTCCGGGTAGTGGACGCGGGCGATCCGCGGGTCGGCGGCCAGCCTGCGGGAGAGTTCGGCGGCACTCGCGGACGCGGCGCGCACCCGGACCGGCAGCGTGGAGAGACCGCGCAGCAGCAGGTATCCGGCCATCGGATGCAGCACCCCGCCGGTGGCGAAGCGCACCTGGCGCAGCCGGGCGGCGAACTCCTCGTCACAGGCGACGACTCCGCCCATCACGTCCCCGTGGCCCCCCAGGTACTTCGTCGCACTGTGCAGCACGATCTGCGCCCCGTGCTCGACTGGCCGCTGGAGAACCGGGGTCGCGAAGGTGTTGTCGACGAGCAGCGGCACGGAGCCGCAGGAGTGCGCGACCGCCCGGACATCGACCTCCTTGAGCGTCGGGTTGGCCGGCGTCTCCACCATCACCAGGCCCGTGTCGGGGCGGATCGCGTCGGCGATGCCCGCCGGATCGGTCCAGGTCACCTCGGTGCCGAGCAGCCCAGCGCCGAGCAGATGGTCACTGCAGCCGTACAGCGGGCGGACGGCCACCACATGGCGCAGTCCGATGCTCGCGCGGGCGAGCAGGACGGCGGTGAGCGCCGCCATCCCGCTGGCGAACGCCACGGCGCTCGCGGTGCCTTCGAGCCGGGCCAGGGCCGTCTCGAACCGGGCGGTGGTCGGGTTGTCGAGCCGGGCGTAGACCGGCGGCCCGTCGAGCCGGGCGCCGGTGGCGGCGAAGGAGTCGATCCGCTCCGCCTCCGCCCTGGAGTCGTACGAGGGGTAGGTGGTGGACAGGTCGATCGGCGGGGCGTGCAGGCCGAGAGCCGCGAGGTCGTCGCGTCCGGCGTGTACGGCTTCGGTGGCCAGCGCCCTGGACCGGGTTGTCGTCGAGGGCGCCATCGAGGCTTCGGTGTCCATGTCACTACTCTGAACAGTTGCCGGGACATCGACGCCAAGAGCCGTGCTACGTTCGGCAGATGACCGATTCCATCGCCCTGGACACGGTGGATCTGCACATTCTGCGCCTGCTGCAGAACGATGCACGGACCACCTACCGCGATCTCGCGGCCGAGGTCGGGGTCGCCCCCTCGACATGTCTGGACCGGGTCGCCCGGATGCGCCGCACGGGCGTCATCCTCGGCCACCAGCTGCGACTGGACCCGGCCAGAATGGGACGCGGCCTGGAGGCCCTGCTGTCCGTCCAGGTGCGGCCGCACCGCAGGGAGCTCATCGGCCCGTTCGTCGACCGGATCAGGACACTGCCCGAGTCCCGGGCCCTGTTCCACCTGACCGGTCCCGACGACTATCTGGTCCATGTGGCTGTTGCCGATACCGCCGACCTGCAACGACTGGTGCTGGACGAGTTCACCTCGCGCCGCGAAGTGGCCCGGGTGGAGACCCGGTTGATCTTCCAGCAATGGGAGTGCGGACCGTTGCTGCCGCCCGCCGCCACCACGGCCGGGCCGGATACGGGTCAGGCCTCGGAGCCCGGTTGATGGTGACGGGGAGCCCCTCTCCGTATGAGGATGTCCACATGTCAGACACTCCTAGCAGCGCGCTGCCCCGCCAGGTCGCCGACGCCTACGTCGACGCGTTCATCCGGCTCGACCCGATTTCCGGCACCTTTCTGGGTGTCGCGGAAAGCTCGCGCCGCCTTCCCGACTTCTCCCCCGCCGGCCAGGAAGAACTGGCCGGGCTGGCCCGCGCCACCCTCGCCCGGCTCGACCGTGCGGAACAGCTGCCCGGCGCGGCCGATGACGCCGAACGGCGTTGCGGCCGCCTCCTCCGTGAACGGCTGACAGCCGAACTCGCCGTCCACGAGGCGGATGAGGCGCTGCGCACCGTCTCCAACCTGCAGTCCCCCGCGCACTCGGTCCGTGAGGTGTTCACGGTGACACCCACCGAGTCGGACGAGGACTGGGCGGCGGTCGTCGACCGGCTCCGCGCCGTTCCGGCCGCGCTGGCCGGCTACCGCGAGTCCCTCGCGCTCGGTCTGGAGCGCAAGCTCTACGGCAGTCCGCGCGCCACGGCCACCTTCCTCGGCCAGCTCGACGAGTGGATCGGGGACGGCTCCACGGGGTTCTTCCAGGACTTCGCCGCCGCCGGACCGGCGGCGCTGCGCGACGGCCTCGACGACGGAGCCCGGCAGGCCACGCAGGCTCTGGAGGAGCTGCGGCAGTGGATGCGCGAGGTGTACGCCCCCGCCGTCGAGGGCGCGCCCGAGGTGGTGGGCCGCGAGCGCTACGCCCGCTGGTCGCGCTACTTCAACGGCACCGACCTCGATCTCGACGAGGCGTACGCGTACGGCTGGTCCGAGTACCACCGGCTGCTCGCGGAGATGCGGACCGAGGCCGAGAAGGTGCTGCCCGGCGCCGGTCCCTGGGAGGCGCTGGCCCACCTCGACGTGCACGGCAAGCACATCGAGGGCGTCGACGAGGTCCAGGCCTGGCTGCAGGGGCTGATGGACGAGGCGATCGAGGCCCTGGACGGCACGCACTTCGAACTCGCCGAGCGGGTCCGCAAGGTGGAGTCCCGGATCGCCCCGCCCGGCGGCGCCGCCGCGCCGTACTACACGGGCCCGTCCGAGGACTTCTCCCGCCCCGGCCGCACCTGGCTGCCGACCATGGGCGAGACCCGGTTCCCGGTCTACGATCTCGTCTCCACCTGGTACCACGAGGGCGTGCCCGGTCATCACCTCCAGCTCGCCCAGTGGGCGCACGTCGCGGAGAGCCTCTCGCGCTACCAGGCGTCCATCGGCATCGTCAGCGCCAACGCCGAGGGCTGGGCGCTGTACGCGGAGCGGCTGATGGACGAACTCGGCTTCCTGCCCGACGCGGAGCGCCGCCTGGGATACCTGGACGCGCAGATGATGCGCGCCTGCCGGGTGATCGTGGACATCGGTATGCACGTGGAGCTGGAGATCCCGGCCGACTCCCCGTTCCACCCCGGCGAGCGGTGGACGCCCGAGCTCGCCCAGGAGTTCTTCGGGAACCACAGCGGCCGGCCCGCCGATTTCGTGGAGAGCGAGCTGACCCGCTACCTCTCCATGCCGGGGCAGGCCATCGGCTACAAGCTGGGTGAACGCGCCTGGCTGCTCGGCCGGGAGAACGCCCGCGCGGCGCACGGGGACGCCTTCGACCTCAAGTCCTGGCACATGGCCGCCCTTTCGCAGGGGCCGCTCGGTCTGGACGACCTGGTCGACGAGCTCTCCAAGCTCTGACCTGGTTGGCGGGCCGGACCCGGGTACGGATCCGGGCCCGGCCCGCTGCCGTCAGCAGCCGCAGTCCCCGGAGCCGGCCGGTGCGGTGAGCGGGTCGGCGGCGCGCCGCCCGTGCCCCTGCCGGGTCTCGAACGCGAAGCCCTCGCGCACCCAGTACTCGAAGCCGCCGAGCATCTCCTTGACCCGGTAGCCGAGTTCGGCCAGGGCGAGCGCGGCACGGGCCGCGCCGTTGCAGCCGGGGCCCCAGCAGTAGGTGATCACGGGCACGGCCGGATCGAGCAGCCCCTGCGCCCGCCCGGCGATGAGCGGCGTCGGCAGGTGGACCGCGCCGGGAATGTGCCCCTGGTCCCAGGATTCGGCGGAGCGGGAGTCGAGGAGTACGAAGCCGGGGTCGCCGTCTGCCGCCAGTGCGGCGGCGACATCGGAGACGTCGGCGTGGAAGGCGAGCGAGGCGCCGAAGTAGGCGGCTGCCGCGGCCGGAGCGGCGGGCGGAACCCGGAGTGCCGGGTTGTCCGCGGTGATGGCGGGCGGTGGAGTCATGGCCGAAAATCTATGACCGGCGGCGCCCTGCCGGAAGGAGAGATCCCCGGCACCGGGCTTGATCCGCCGGGCGTTCCCCTGTTCTCTCTGGGTATGACCGACTATTCCCCGGACGACACCGACTGGCGCATCCTCGATGTCCTCCAGCGCGAGGGCCGCGCCACCTTCGCCGACATCGCCCGGACGGTCGCGATGTCGCCGAGCGCCGTGACCGAGCGGGTCCGCAGGCTGGAGGAGGCCGGAATCATCAGCGGGTACGCGGCAGTGGTCGATCCGGAGCGGCTCGGGCTGCCGGTCCTCGCCTTCGTCCGGCTGCGCTATCCGAACGGCAACTACAAGCCGTTCCATGATCTCGTCGCCACCACGCCGGAGATCCTGGAGGCCCACCATGTCACCGGCGACGACTGCTTCGTGCTGAAGGTGACGGCCCGCTCCATGAGCCATCTGGAAGCGGTGTCGGGCAGGATCGGCGCCCTGGGGTCCGTCACCACGAGCGTCGTCTACTCCTCACCGCTGCCTCGCCGGGCGGTCAGCCGCTGACTCCGTCCGCCGCCCGGTGGCGCACCGCCGATCCGTGGCGCTCCTTCACCACTTCGAGCTGGGCCGGAATGCGCCGGCGCAGATCCGCGACGTGGCTGACGATGCCGACGCTGCGGTCCCGCTCCCGCAGCGAGTCCAGCACGTCGAGCACCTCGTCGAGAGTCTGGTCGTCCAGGCTGCCGAACCCCTCGTCGATGAAGAGGGTGTCCAGCCGTACGCCGCCGGCCTCGTCGGTGACCACGTCCGCGAGGCCTAGTGCCAGGGCGAGCGAGGCGAAGAACGTCTCGCCGCCGGAGAGCGTGGCCGTGTCGCGTTCCCGGCCGGTCCAGGCGTCGATGACGTGCAGTCCGAGCCCGGCCCTGCGACCTCCGGTACGGGCGTCGGAGTGGACCAGGGTGTAGCGGCCGGACGACATCCGCCGCAGCCGGGCCGTGGCGGCCGCGGCCACCTGTTCGAGGCGGGCCGCCAGGACGTAGGACTCCAGCCGCATCTTGCGTTCGTTGTCCGCCGAGGTGCCGGCGGTGAGACCGGCGAGCCGCGCGATGCGCTCGTACTCCTCGCGCACCGGCCCCAGGGCCCGCACCTCGTCCGCCGCGCGCCTCGACAGCCGGGCGAGTTCGGTGCAGCGCTCCCGGGCGGCGGTGTGGGCACCCGCCCCGTCCCGCAGCAGCCGCTCCGCCCTGTCGTACACCGACTGGGCGGCGCCGGGGTCGGCCGGGGGCCGGCCGGCAGCGGTGCGGGCGTCGGCCTCCGCCAGCCGGTCGGTGACGGCTGCGGACTCGGCCTGCCAGGCGTCGATCCGGTGCTGGAGCGCCCGCTGCCGGGAGTCGGGGAGCATCGTCGCGGCGGCGTCCCGCGGGGTGTCGAAGCCGGCCCGGAACGCCGCGTCCGCGAGCCGGTCGTCGGCCTCCTTCAGCCGGGCCGCGGCGCTCTCCTCCTCACGCAGTGCCTCGGCCGCCTCGACGAGCAGGGCGACCCGGCGCTGCAGGAGGGCGGCGTGCTCGGTCACGCTGCCGGAGCCGCCGCGCGCCTGGGCCAGCACCTCTGCCAGCGCCGCCTGTTCCGCGTCGAGTCCTTCGCGCCGTGAGGTGCGGGCCGCGGCCCGGCGTTCGGCCTGCTGCCGGTCCCCGGCCCGTTGCTCCTGCTCGCGTTCGGCGGCCGCGAGGGCCTCGCGCGCCGCGTGCGTCCCGGTGGCGGTCCGATAGGCGTCTGCGTGTTCCCTGGTCAGGGTGTCGACGAGTTGGGTGAGCGCTGCGACGGTCGGCTCGGAGACTGCGGAGGTGGCTTCGCCGGAGCCACCTGCCGCGTCCGCAGCCTGCTTGTCCGGGTCGTCCGGGTTGTCCGCGGCCTCGGCGCGGGCGGCGGCATACCGCTCGCGTACGGCTCCGAGCGCGTGTTCCGCCTCAGTGCGCGCCTGCTCTGCGCGGCGGTGGGTGGCCTCTGCGGCGTCCTCCGTGGCCTGGTCGACGTGTCCGTCCCCGGCCCGTGCGGGCTCCGGGTGGCCGGCCGATCCGCAGACCGGGCAGGCCTCGCCCTCGACCAGTTCCCGGGCGAGCTCGGCCGCGATGTCGCGCAGCCGCCGTTCGCGCAGGCCGAGCCAGGTCTCGCCGGTGGTGAGCGCGCCCTCCCTGGCCGTGGCCAGGCGGTCCTCCGCGTCCGCAGCCCGCGCGGCCAGCGTGTCGCGGCGCCGGGCCGCGTCGAGTCGCCGGCGGGCCGGGTCGAGCCGGCCGGCCAGCAGTTCGGCGCGGGTCGCGGCTTCCTGGGCCGCCTCGATACGGGTGTGCAGACCCTGCCGGGTGGCCTCCCAGCCGGCCAGCCAGCTCTGGGCGTCCCGGATCAGTTCGTCGTCCGCCCTGGACTGCCGTTCCAGCGAGGCCCGTTCGCTGTCGATCTCGGCGCTGCGCCGCTCGGCGCGACGGGCTGCGTCCAGCGCGCCGAGCTCCTCGCGGAGCCGCCGTTCCAGCGCGGTCAGCTGCTCGGCGCCCGCGTCCGCCAGCTCGGCGGGCAGCCCGGCCCGGGAGCGGTCGCGGGCCGCGCCCGCCCGCCGGTGCGCCCGTCCGGCCTCCTCGCGGAGCTCCAGCGCGGGGGCGACGAGATCCGCCTTGCGGGCGCGTCGCAGCCGCTCCTGTGCCTGATCGTGCTCGTCCCGGCCGGCCTCCACCTCTGTGGCGCGCCGCCGGGTCTCCGCGTACCGCTGCTGGAGCCCGGCCAGTTCGCGTTCGGCGTCCAGGGCCTGCCGGGCGGCCGACTGCCGGTCCTCGGCCGCGGACAGGACACAGGCGGCGATGTCGAGCCGTTCCCGGGCGTCGCTGCGGGCCGCGGCCGCCCATTCCAGTACGGCGTCCGCGAGGCCCGGCTCGCCGGGCTGGATGCCGGGCAGCGGGTACTCCTCCGCGGCGGGCCCGGCAGCCTGGGCGATCCGCTGGGCAACCGCGAGGATCCGTTCGTCCCCGGCTCTGACCTGGGTCCCGGCGGCCCGGCGCAGCTCGGCGAGGTGCTCCTCCACCGCGGCGAAGCGGCGGGTGTCGAAGAGTCGTCCCAGGAGCTTCCCGCGAGCCTCGGCATCGGCGCGCAGAAAACGGGCGAAGTCGCCCTGGGGCAGCAGGACCACCTGGCAGAACTGGTCCCGGCTCATCCCGATCAGCTGGGTGATCTCCTCGCCGATCTCCTGGTTGGACCGGCTCAGCGCCCGCCATCCCTCGTCGGGGACGTACTCGCGCAGCCGGCTCTGCGCCTTCTCCGTGGTGTAGCCGTCGCCCTTCTTCTTGGGGCGGGGCTGGGCGGGGCTCCGGGTGATCTCCAGCCGGCGCCCGCCGACGGTGAGTTCGAGGCGGATCTCGGTCGGCAGGTCCGCCGGGGCGTGGTCGCTGCGCAGCGAGGTGCCGGGGCTCTGCCGGGCGCCGGGCACGGCCCCGTAGAGGCCGTAGCAGACGGCGTCGAGGACCGAGGTCTTGCCTGCGCCGGTCGGTCCGTGCAGCAGGAAGATCCCGGCTGCGGAGAGTGCGTCGAAGTCGATCTCCTGAGTGGCGCCGAACGGTCCGAAGGCGGTGATGCCCAGTCGGTGGAGCCTCACCGGTTCACCTCGCGCACGCCGTCGTCGACGCGTACGTGGTCGAAGGCGCCGCGCAGCACCGTCCGCTCCGACTCGTCGATGCCGTACCCGCCGCGGACATGCGCCACGAAGTCCTCCGCGATGCTCTGGTCGTCGCGCCCCCGCAGCCGCTCGGCGTAGGAGGTCCGCGGGTCCTGCGGGTCGCGTTCCGGTTCGAAGGCGAGGGCGAGGGTGTGCGGGAACCGCTCGACGAGGCGGGCCATCGGCTCGGCCGGGCGGACCGGATCGGTGAGGGTGGCCTCCACCCAGGAGTGCTCGTGCCGTTCGAGGGCGGGGTCGTCGAGGAGGGCGTCGAGCCGGCCGGTGAGCCTGGCGAGCGGGCGGGGCACCGGGCAGTCGATCCGTTCGGCGGCGACCGCGCCGGTGTCGTCCAGGTCGATCAGCCACATCGTCTTGCGGTGGTCGGACTCGGAGAAGGAGTACGCGAGCGGGGAGCCGGAGTAGCGGACCCGCTCGGAGACGGTCTGGCATCCGTGGAGGTGTCCCAGCGCCACGTAGTCGACGCCCTCGAAGACCCCGGCGGGGACGGCCGCCACTCCGCCCACGGTGATGTCGCGTTCGCTGTCGCTCGGCTCGCCGC includes these proteins:
- a CDS encoding AAA family ATPase; this translates as MRLHRLGITAFGPFGATQEIDFDALSAAGIFLLHGPTGAGKTSVLDAVCYGLYGAVPGARQSPGTSLRSDHAPADLPTEIRLELTVGGRRLEITRSPAQPRPKKKGDGYTTEKAQSRLREYVPDEGWRALSRSNQEIGEEITQLIGMSRDQFCQVVLLPQGDFARFLRADAEARGKLLGRLFDTRRFAAVEEHLAELRRAAGTQVRAGDERILAVAQRIAQAAGPAAEEYPLPGIQPGEPGLADAVLEWAAAARSDARERLDIAACVLSAAEDRQSAARQALDAERELAGLQQRYAETRRRATEVEAGRDEHDQAQERLRRARKADLVAPALELREEAGRAHRRAGAARDRSRAGLPAELADAGAEQLTALERRLREELGALDAARRAERRSAEIDSERASLERQSRADDELIRDAQSWLAGWEATRQGLHTRIEAAQEAATRAELLAGRLDPARRRLDAARRRDTLAARAADAEDRLATAREGALTTGETWLGLRERRLRDIAAELARELVEGEACPVCGSAGHPEPARAGDGHVDQATEDAAEATHRRAEQARTEAEHALGAVRERYAAARAEAADNPDDPDKQAADAAGGSGEATSAVSEPTVAALTQLVDTLTREHADAYRTATGTHAAREALAAAEREQEQRAGDRQQAERRAAARTSRREGLDAEQAALAEVLAQARGGSGSVTEHAALLQRRVALLVEAAEALREEESAAARLKEADDRLADAAFRAGFDTPRDAAATMLPDSRQRALQHRIDAWQAESAAVTDRLAEADARTAAGRPPADPGAAQSVYDRAERLLRDGAGAHTAARERCTELARLSRRAADEVRALGPVREEYERIARLAGLTAGTSADNERKMRLESYVLAARLEQVAAAATARLRRMSSGRYTLVHSDARTGGRRAGLGLHVIDAWTGRERDTATLSGGETFFASLALALGLADVVTDEAGGVRLDTLFIDEGFGSLDDQTLDEVLDVLDSLRERDRSVGIVSHVADLRRRIPAQLEVVKERHGSAVRHRAADGVSG
- a CDS encoding Lrp/AsnC family transcriptional regulator, with the protein product MTDSIALDTVDLHILRLLQNDARTTYRDLAAEVGVAPSTCLDRVARMRRTGVILGHQLRLDPARMGRGLEALLSVQVRPHRRELIGPFVDRIRTLPESRALFHLTGPDDYLVHVAVADTADLQRLVLDEFTSRREVARVETRLIFQQWECGPLLPPAATTAGPDTGQASEPG
- a CDS encoding PLP-dependent aspartate aminotransferase family protein, whose protein sequence is MDTEASMAPSTTTRSRALATEAVHAGRDDLAALGLHAPPIDLSTTYPSYDSRAEAERIDSFAATGARLDGPPVYARLDNPTTARFETALARLEGTASAVAFASGMAALTAVLLARASIGLRHVVAVRPLYGCSDHLLGAGLLGTEVTWTDPAGIADAIRPDTGLVMVETPANPTLKEVDVRAVAHSCGSVPLLVDNTFATPVLQRPVEHGAQIVLHSATKYLGGHGDVMGGVVACDEEFAARLRQVRFATGGVLHPMAGYLLLRGLSTLPVRVRAASASAAELSRRLAADPRIARVHYPELGGAMVSFEVFGDPHRVISAVRLITPAVSLGSVDSLIQHPASISHRIVDEGDRRAAGVGERLLRMSVGLEDVEDLWADLCQALSSEEPVVRQGFSDVPAGAGAAAGTVPGPRSAGR
- a CDS encoding Lrp/AsnC family transcriptional regulator, with the protein product MTDYSPDDTDWRILDVLQREGRATFADIARTVAMSPSAVTERVRRLEEAGIISGYAAVVDPERLGLPVLAFVRLRYPNGNYKPFHDLVATTPEILEAHHVTGDDCFVLKVTARSMSHLEAVSGRIGALGSVTTSVVYSSPLPRRAVSR
- a CDS encoding exonuclease SbcCD subunit D, encoding MKILHTSDWHLGRSFHRVSLLEAQAAYLDHLVATVRDHEVDAVLVAGDVYDRAVPPLSAVQLFDDALHRLAEAGVPTVMISGNHDSARRLGVGAGLIGRAGIHLRTDPAHCATPVIIPDAHGDVAFYGLPYLEPALVKDEFRAERAGHEAVLSAAMDRVRADLATRADSTRSVVLAHAFVAGGEPSDSERDITVGGVAAVPAGVFEGVDYVALGHLHGCQTVSERVRYSGSPLAYSFSESDHRKTMWLIDLDDTGAVAAERIDCPVPRPLARLTGRLDALLDDPALERHEHSWVEATLTDPVRPAEPMARLVERFPHTLALAFEPERDPQDPRTSYAERLRGRDDQSIAEDFVAHVRGGYGIDESERTVLRGAFDHVRVDDGVREVNR
- a CDS encoding rhodanese-like domain-containing protein, translated to MTPPPAITADNPALRVPPAAPAAAAAYFGASLAFHADVSDVAAALAADGDPGFVLLDSRSAESWDQGHIPGAVHLPTPLIAGRAQGLLDPAVPVITYCWGPGCNGAARAALALAELGYRVKEMLGGFEYWVREGFAFETRQGHGRRAADPLTAPAGSGDCGC
- a CDS encoding DUF885 domain-containing protein, which gives rise to MSDTPSSALPRQVADAYVDAFIRLDPISGTFLGVAESSRRLPDFSPAGQEELAGLARATLARLDRAEQLPGAADDAERRCGRLLRERLTAELAVHEADEALRTVSNLQSPAHSVREVFTVTPTESDEDWAAVVDRLRAVPAALAGYRESLALGLERKLYGSPRATATFLGQLDEWIGDGSTGFFQDFAAAGPAALRDGLDDGARQATQALEELRQWMREVYAPAVEGAPEVVGRERYARWSRYFNGTDLDLDEAYAYGWSEYHRLLAEMRTEAEKVLPGAGPWEALAHLDVHGKHIEGVDEVQAWLQGLMDEAIEALDGTHFELAERVRKVESRIAPPGGAAAPYYTGPSEDFSRPGRTWLPTMGETRFPVYDLVSTWYHEGVPGHHLQLAQWAHVAESLSRYQASIGIVSANAEGWALYAERLMDELGFLPDAERRLGYLDAQMMRACRVIVDIGMHVELEIPADSPFHPGERWTPELAQEFFGNHSGRPADFVESELTRYLSMPGQAIGYKLGERAWLLGRENARAAHGDAFDLKSWHMAALSQGPLGLDDLVDELSKL